In Cupriavidus sp. EM10, the genomic window AACACCGGCGTGAACTTGAACCCGAAGATCTCGTGCGATTTCGAGAAGTCGAAGCCGAAGATATGCACCGGGTCCACCGCGGTGATGCCCTTGGGGCCGTTGGTGATGTTCACCGGACGGTCCAGGTTGTTCATGAAGATCCGGATGATCTCGCCGAAGCCCAGGGTCACGATGGCCAGGTAGTCGCCGCGCAGCTTCAGCGTCGGCGCCCCCAGCAGCACCCCGAAGGTGGCCGCGATCAGCACCGCGCATGGCAGCACCAGCCACATCGTCAGGTGCAGCCCGTTCGGAAACAGCTGGTGGATCCATTCGAACTGGTTGGCCAGGTGCGGCGAGCCGAGCAGCGCCATGCTGTAGGCGCCTACAGCGTAGAACGCGATGTAGCCCAGGTCGAGCAGGCCGGCAAAGCCGACCACGATGTTCAGGCCCAGCGCCAGCATGATGTAGAGCAGCGCGAAGTCCAGCACGCGCACCCAGTAGTTGCCGCCGAAGGTCTGGACGAAGAACGGCGCGCACAGCGCCACCACCAGGAAGGCCAGCAGCGCCGCCAGGGTCTTGGCCGGGACACGCGACGGTGCCGCCACGGCCGTGGTTGGAATCGGAGTATTCATGGATTCTCTCCCCTCAGGCGCGGTCTGCGACACGTTCGCCCATGATGCCGGACGGACGGAACACGAGTACGGTAATCAGCACGATGAAGGCAAACACGTCCTGGTAGTTCGAGCCGAACACACCGTTGGTCAGGTCGCCGATGTAGCCGGCGCCCAGTGCCTCGATCAGGCCCAGCAGCATGCCACCCACCATGGCGCCAGCGAGGTTGCCGATGCCGCCCAGCACCGCGGCCGTGAACGCCTTCAG contains:
- a CDS encoding ABC transporter ATP-binding protein → MNTPIPTTAVAAPSRVPAKTLAALLAFLVVALCAPFFVQTFGGNYWVRVLDFALLYIMLALGLNIVVGFAGLLDLGYIAFYAVGAYSMALLGSPHLANQFEWIHQLFPNGLHLTMWLVLPCAVLIAATFGVLLGAPTLKLRGDYLAIVTLGFGEIIRIFMNNLDRPVNITNGPKGITAVDPVHIFGFDFSKSHEIFGFKFTPVFMYYYLLVFLVIVIVFICLRLQNSRIGRAWVAIREDEIAAKAMGINTRNMKLLAFAMGASFGGASGAVFGAFQGFVSPESFTLWESIYILAIVVLGGMGHIPGVILGGVLLVGFQELLRVVAEPLQTGLFGHVIVDAEVLRQLLFGLALVAVMLYRPAGIWPSPRKEDRPVVRRAGNVGRF